The Stygiolobus azoricus genome window below encodes:
- the rimI gene encoding ribosomal protein S18-alanine N-acetyltransferase gives MEFAETKKYGAFIVRLARMTDIDQIVKINRLTLPENYPYYFFVEHLKEYGGAFYVADINGEVVGYIMPRIEWGFSNVKQIPTLVRKGHVVSVAVLEKFRKMGIGTALLQNSMKAMKDVYEAEEVYLEVRVTNAPAISLYKKLGFSEVKVLKHYYADGEDAYLMARPL, from the coding sequence ATGGAGTTTGCCGAAACGAAGAAATACGGAGCTTTTATAGTTAGATTGGCAAGAATGACAGATATAGACCAGATTGTAAAGATCAACAGACTCACCCTCCCAGAAAATTACCCATACTACTTCTTCGTAGAACATTTAAAGGAATACGGTGGTGCGTTTTATGTTGCCGACATAAACGGAGAAGTAGTAGGATATATCATGCCCAGAATAGAGTGGGGATTTAGCAACGTTAAGCAGATACCTACCTTAGTCAGGAAGGGTCACGTAGTTTCAGTAGCGGTATTGGAAAAATTCAGGAAAATGGGAATCGGTACGGCGCTCTTACAGAACTCCATGAAGGCCATGAAGGATGTATACGAGGCTGAAGAGGTCTATTTAGAAGTGAGGGTGACAAACGCGCCAGCAATTTCGCTTTATAAAAAACTAGGGTTTTCCGAAGTAAAGGTGTTAAAGCACTATTATGCAGATGGAGAAGACGCTTATTTAATGGCTCGCCCTCTCTAG